One window of Saccharopolyspora phatthalungensis genomic DNA carries:
- a CDS encoding methylenetetrahydrofolate reductase yields MTAVVDRLNTEKTSFSVEFFPPRGNDEERILWRAVRELEPLDPAFVSVTYGAGGSSRDRTIRTTGRIAQETTLTPMAHLTAVDHSVAELRNVIGWYAASGVHNVLAVRGDPPGDPNGEWLRHPEGLTYAEELVRLVRELGDFCVGVAAFPHGHPRSADLDIDVDYLVRKIHAGAGFAIAQLFLEPEYFLRLRDRMAARGCGVPLLPGVMPIITPRVLGKFSELAGVPVPSEVSEQLLPLTDDPAGFRSAGVDLVTRLCERLIAEGVPALHFYTLNRSKATRQVVADLGL; encoded by the coding sequence ATGACGGCGGTGGTGGATCGGTTGAACACCGAGAAGACGTCTTTCTCGGTGGAGTTCTTCCCACCCCGCGGTAACGACGAGGAGCGCATCCTCTGGCGGGCGGTGCGGGAGCTGGAACCGCTGGATCCCGCGTTCGTGTCGGTGACCTACGGGGCGGGCGGATCTAGCCGGGACCGCACCATCCGCACCACCGGGCGCATCGCGCAGGAGACCACCCTGACCCCGATGGCGCACCTGACGGCCGTGGATCACTCGGTCGCCGAACTGCGCAACGTGATCGGCTGGTATGCGGCGTCCGGGGTGCACAACGTGCTGGCTGTGCGCGGCGATCCACCAGGCGACCCGAACGGCGAATGGCTCCGACATCCCGAGGGGCTGACCTACGCCGAGGAGCTCGTCCGGCTGGTCCGGGAGCTCGGCGATTTCTGCGTTGGCGTCGCGGCATTCCCGCACGGGCATCCGCGCTCTGCGGACCTGGACATCGACGTGGACTACCTGGTGCGCAAGATCCACGCGGGTGCCGGGTTCGCCATCGCCCAGCTTTTCTTGGAGCCGGAGTACTTCCTGCGGCTGCGCGACCGGATGGCCGCCCGCGGCTGCGGCGTGCCGCTGTTGCCGGGCGTCATGCCGATCATCACGCCGCGGGTGCTGGGCAAGTTCAGCGAGCTCGCCGGGGTACCGGTGCCAAGCGAAGTGTCGGAGCAACTGCTGCCGCTGACCGACGATCCGGCGGGGTTCCGCTCGGCCGGCGTGGACCTCGTGACCCGGCTGTGCGAACGGCTGATCGCCGAGGGCGTACCGGCGCTGCACTTCTACACCCTCAACCGATCGAAGGCGACCCGCCAGGTGGTGGCCGACCTGGGCCTATGA